One part of the Raphanus sativus cultivar WK10039 chromosome 7, ASM80110v3, whole genome shotgun sequence genome encodes these proteins:
- the LOC108814393 gene encoding RNA pseudouridine synthase 5 has protein sequence MSPQQIGLPWPELNDGLTYKDVVSSSDSELTTVSDFYYTKYKSSAPLLGWIQRIQNGQIQVDEEVVKDPNTLLRSGSKLVYHRLPWKEPDTPHLLDILYQDHDLIALNKPSGLQVLPGGLFQQRTVLTQLQWCFGESHPVPVHRLGRGTSGILLCAKTKLAKTKLSAYFAEGTSLVGSGNMGQECGTVRKISKIYRALASGIIEEDEIVIKQHIGVARYPGVAKGLYVASSEGKPSLSKVIVLERDRQRDCTLVKVEIQSGRPHQIRIHLAFIGHPLVGDPLYVAGGKPKGVDPDLVDDTTPFAQDGGYRRPNQAVPGDCGYHLHAHEVEIPNLLDTHKVVKVVAPLPPILQTSYLAEEEEKGLSSCKSS, from the exons ATGTCGCCGCAGCAAATTGGCTTGCCATGGCCCGAGCTCAACGATGGTTTGACATACAAAGATGTCGTCTCTTCTTCTGACTCAG AGTTAACTACAGTGTCAGATTTCTACTACACCAAGTACAAGAGCTCAGCTCCATTGCTTGG gTGGATTCAACGAATCCAAAACGGACAG ATACAAGTTGATGAGGAAGTTGTAAAAGATCCCAACACACTCCTTAG GAGTGGTTCCAAGTTAGTTTACCATAGGCTTCCTTGGAAGGAACCTGACACGCCACACTTGCTTGATATTCTGTATCAAGACCATGATTTG ATCGCTTTAAACAAACCGTCCGGACTCCAAGTATTGCCAGGAGGACTTTTCCAGCAAAGAACTGTGTTGACGCAACTGCAATGGTGTTTTGGTGAATCACACCCTGTCCCTGTACATCGACTTGGGAGAGGCACATCAG GTATACTTCTCTGTGCTAAGACAAAGCTTGCAAAAACTAAACTTTCAGCTTATTTTGCTGAGGGGACATCTCTTGTTGGGTCTGG CAACATGGGTCAAGAGTGTGGAACCGTAAGGAAAATATCAAAGATATATCGAGCACTAGCGAGTGGTATAATAGAAGAAGACGAG ATAGTTATCAAACAGCATATCGGGGTGGCTCGATACCCTGGCGTAGCGAAAGGATTATACGTTGCTTCTTCAGAAG GCAAACCTTCTTTGAGCAAAGTAATCGTTTTGGAAAGGGACAGGCAGAGAGATTGCACGCTGGTTAAG GTGGAGATACAGTCTGGAAGACCACATCAAATCCGGATTCATCTTGCATTCATTGGACATCCCTTAGTAG GGGACCCACTTTATGTTGCGGGAGGAAAACCAAAGGGTGTTGATCCAGATCTTGTAGATGATACTACTCCTTTTGCTCAAGATGG GGGTTACCGAAGACCCAACCAAGCTGTTCCTGGGGATTGCGGATATCATCTTCATGCACATGAAGTTGAGATACCAAACCTGTTGGACACGCATAAG GTTGTTAAAGTAGTAGCGCCATTACCACCAATCCTCCAAACAAGTTACTtggcagaagaagaagaaaaaggccTTTCCTCATGCAAGTCAAGTTGA
- the LOC130497816 gene encoding RING-H2 finger protein ATL18-like, translating into MISLMFPRSPLCTVFIAFYTCVCIPLERLKKQCRFAQPQNNDGNYQLTGFMFGDKQKKKEEEEEEEKICCSICLVDYEAEDAVTHLPRCNHLFHINCIEPWLLSGHLTCPLCRSFVFSSHPPPTRINVNTSPFSFTFYLSFFFCLLFLHHLLGCLL; encoded by the coding sequence atgatCTCTTTGATGTTTCCACGGTCACCTTTGTGCACAGTATTTATAGCATTCTACACTTGTGTGTGCATTCCCTTAGAGAGGTTGAAGAAGCAGTGTAGATTTGCTCAACCGCAAAACAATGACGGTAATTACCAACTAACCGGTTTCATGTTTGGGGACAAgcaaaagaagaaggaagaggaagaggaagaggagaagataTGCTGCTCAATATGCCTTGTGGATTATGAAGCTGAAGATGCAGTGACACATCTCCCAAGATGCAATCATCTCTTCCATATCAATTGCATTGAACCTTGGCTTCTCAGTGGCCATCTCACTTGCCCTCTCTGCAGATCTTTTGTATTCTCTTCTCATCCTCCTCCTACACGCATCAATGTCAATACTTCCCCCTTCTCTTTCACTTtctatctctctttctttttttgcttgttGTTTCTTCATCACCTGCTTGGATGTTTGTTGTAG
- the LOC108830052 gene encoding uncharacterized protein LOC108830052 produces the protein MELARGGSGNVPKRFGLDMSKDFIPMSVFSESSSSQGTMSVEGKIKDKFHMNTRTENMESYGKLCRERASKYMCKNKQIQVIDNATGMHMWPTPGTITPTCFLEKKKKVTNKTWEMKRTRRDRREMEEIMFNLFEGQSNWTLRQLIQETDQPEQFLKDLVRDLCIYNNKGSNQGTYELKPEFKKAAIHE, from the exons ATGGAACTAGCTCGAGGTGGATCTGGAAACGTTCCAAAACGTTTTGGCTTGGATATGTCTAAAGATTTCATCCCCATGTCTGTTTTCTCTgagtcttcttcttcacaag GGACAATGTCAGTAGAAGGGAAGATTAAAGACAAATTCCACATGAATACCCGTACCGAAAACATGGAGAGCTATGGAAAGCTTTGCCGTGAAAGGGCAAGCAAGTATATGTGCAAAAATAAACAGATCCAG GTCATTGATAATGCCACTGGAATGCATATGTGGCCAACACCGGGAACTATTACCCCCACATGCTTTCTT gaaaagaagaagaaggtgacaAACAAGACATGGGAAATGAAGAGAACAAGAAGGGACCGGAGAGAGATGGAGGAAATCATGTTTAATCTATTTGAAGGACAGTCGAACTGGACTCTCAGGCAACTCATTCAGGAAACTGACCAACCAGAG CAATTCTTGAAAGACTTGGTTAGAGATCTTTGTATTTACAACAACAAAGGAAGCAACCAAGGAACTTATGAGCTGAAGCCTGAGTTCAAGAAAGCCGCCATACACGAATAG
- the LOC108830050 gene encoding uncharacterized protein LOC108830050, which translates to MVVDLQVVLGYDRVFVVEPVGLSGGLAILWRKEVNVEVKFANKNIIDCLIRFRGARFFFSFVYGEPSAYGKKNVWERLMRLGGGRKDIWGMAGDFNEILHNGEKIGGPKRSAASFADFVEMLEVCEMKELAGSWDSFTWAGVRYEKYIQCKLYRCFGNKQWRSVFYKASQTFMERLGSDHRPVMIDLDCGNGRRRGSFRFDKRMVGKNRVRETIDDSWMKARKLGKLSIVDSLGEVRKSLGRWKRENNINSKEKMMKLGHELELETSSLAPCWDRVRLLKKEIGIAFKEEEDFWMHKSRDKWLVVGDNNTSFFHASVKASRQRNQLTKLIDENGSEASKIPQMGKIATDYFESLFTSTGSGDLRAFFSGLSTKVTKTMNQRLTREVSDEEIKNAVFGINSSSAPGSDGMNGLFFQEYWDVVGEEISKEVKVFFQTGVFPLEWNLTQVCLIPKISDPTRMTDLRPISLCSVMYKIVAKILMDRLKPLLEHLCHLLNLLLFLRD; encoded by the coding sequence atGGTTGTGGATTTACAAGTTGTTCTGGGTTATGATCGAGTGTTTGTGGTAGAGCCAGTTGGTTTGTCTGGAGGACTGGCTATCTTATGGAGAAAGGAGGTTAACGTTGAGGTAAAGTTCgctaataaaaacattatagaCTGCTTGATACGGTTCAGAGGAGCTAGGTTCTTTTTCTCCTTTGTCTATGGGGAGCCTAGTGCGTATGGTAAGAAGAATGTGTGGGAGAGATTGATGAGATTGGGAGGTGGTAGGAAGGATATTTGGGGAATGGCAGGAGATTTCAATGAAATTCTTCATAATGGAGAGAAGATTGGAGGACCAAAACGGAGTGCTGCGTCCTTTGCTGATTTTGTTGAAATGCTGGAGGTTTGTGAGATGAAAGAGCTTGCGGGTTCTTGGGATAGCTTCACATGGGCTGGAGTCAGATATGAGAAGTACATTCAGTGCAAACTTTATAGATGTTTTGGTAATAAGCAGTGGCGTAGCGTTTTCTACAAGGCATCTCAAACCTTTATGGAAAGATTAGGATCTGATCACAGACCAGTGATGATCGATCTGGATTGTGGAAATGGCCGTAGAAGGGGAAGCTTTCGTTTTGATaaaagaatggtggggaagaaCAGAGTTAGAGAAACGATTGACGACTCCTGGATGAAGGCTAGAAAGCTTGGAAAATTGTCTATTGTGGACAGTTTGGGTGAAGTGAGGAAGTCTCTGGGAAGATGGAAGCGTGAGAACAATATCAACTCTAAAGAAAAGATGATGAAACTAGGACATGAGCTTGAGCTTGAAACTTCGTCCCTAGCTCCTTGTTGGGATCGAGTTCGATTGCTAAAAAAAGAGATTGGTATTGCTTTCAAGGAGGAGGAAGATTTTTGGATGCACAAGAGTAGAGATAAGTGGTTAGTTGTTGGTGATAATAATACTAGTTTCTTTCATGCTTCGGTGAAGGCTAGTAGGCAGAGGAATCAACTAACTAAGCTTATCGATGAGAATGGAAGTGAGGCGTCTAAGATTCCACAGATGGGGAAGATTGCCACAGATTATTTCGAGTCTCTGTTTACCTCCACAGGCTCTGGGGATCTAAGGGCTTTCTTTTCTGGTTTGTCAACCAAGGTAACAAAGACCATGAATCAAAGGCTTACAAGAGAGGTTAGTGACGAGGAAATAAAAAACGCGGTGTTTGGGATTAATTCTTCAAGTGCGCCTGGTAGTGATGGTATGAATGGCTTATTCTTCCAAGAATATTGGGATGTGGTGGGTGAAGAAATATCGAAGGAAGTGAAAGTTTTTTTCCAGACTGGTGTCTTCCCGCTTGAATGGAATCTTACGCAGGTATGTTTGATACCTAAGATTTCGGATCCTACGAGAATGACGGACCTACGCCCCATCAGTCTATGCTCAGTAATGTATAAAATTGTGGCTAAGATATTGATGGATCGTCTTAAGCCTCTGCTCGAGCATTTGTGTCACCTACTCAATCTGCTTTTGTTCCTGAGAGATTGA